From a region of the bacterium genome:
- a CDS encoding amidohydrolase, which translates to MKALRTVLGILILTWLNLSAAQLPVAPATDNVEREQGDNGFSRGFGDTNHAWSFDWFDSHMHLAYSHFPNVLNRGEIQEVMDGWFRRVGVYDCTRAILLDPYLETMEWAKDDPRVYVFWWMTWEQQDSLPAIKSRTEAGLIQGLKLHTGDFRRKADPDYHVMGTAKWHAIYDYCGKAGLPVLIHVSEHWGDQDYTTGVGSKKFWARAGYTNQELLDYFLTEMVAKHPDVKWIVAHMNFQGLKTLSALFEKYPNLYVDTSIGMYLREYDRLTAEEIAPYREFCIRWADRLMFGTDGFAYQPLESEYPGHVRNWWLPHYIFLVQLGLPQETLDKISHGTCEKVLGKYLKPMPGQ; encoded by the coding sequence ATGAAAGCTCTGAGAACTGTGTTAGGCATCCTGATCCTGACCTGGCTCAACTTGTCCGCAGCCCAGCTTCCCGTGGCCCCGGCCACGGACAACGTGGAACGCGAGCAAGGCGACAATGGGTTCTCGCGCGGGTTCGGCGACACCAACCACGCCTGGAGTTTCGACTGGTTCGACAGCCACATGCACCTGGCCTACAGCCATTTTCCAAATGTTCTCAATCGCGGGGAAATCCAGGAGGTGATGGATGGCTGGTTCCGCCGGGTGGGAGTGTATGACTGCACCCGCGCGATCCTGCTCGACCCGTACCTGGAGACCATGGAATGGGCCAAGGACGATCCCCGGGTGTACGTGTTCTGGTGGATGACCTGGGAGCAGCAGGACAGCCTGCCCGCGATAAAGAGTCGCACTGAGGCCGGGCTGATCCAGGGCCTCAAGCTCCACACCGGCGATTTCCGCCGCAAAGCCGACCCGGACTACCATGTGATGGGCACGGCCAAGTGGCACGCGATCTACGACTATTGCGGAAAGGCCGGGCTGCCGGTGCTGATCCACGTGAGCGAGCACTGGGGCGACCAGGACTACACCACGGGAGTCGGGTCCAAGAAATTCTGGGCCCGGGCCGGCTACACGAACCAGGAACTGCTGGACTATTTCCTGACCGAGATGGTGGCCAAACATCCGGATGTCAAGTGGATCGTGGCGCACATGAATTTTCAGGGCCTGAAAACACTGTCCGCCCTGTTCGAGAAATACCCCAACCTCTATGTCGACACCTCGATCGGGATGTACCTGCGCGAGTACGACCGGCTGACCGCGGAGGAGATCGCACCCTACCGCGAGTTCTGTATCCGCTGGGCCGACCGCCTGATGTTCGGCACGGACGGTTTCGCCTACCAGCCACTGGAGAGTGAATACCCGGGCCACGTGCGCAACTGGTGGCTGCCACACTACATTTTCCTGGTCCAGCTCGGACTGCCTCAGGAGACCCTGGACAAGATCAGCCACGGCACCTGCGAGAAAGTGCTGGGCAAATATCTGAAACCGATGCCGGGGCAGTGA
- a CDS encoding N-acetylglucosamine-6-phosphate deacetylase, with translation MEELTVRLPGRVYPQTVRLESGAVAGVERTDSSAEGLWLTHGLVDIQVNGYQGVLITSPELSLEGLENLENELYRQGVTRWCPTVTTNEPILIREVLGKLNAAIQKKALRRVHCIHTEANWLSAEEGFRGAHLPRFMSDPSVEEFDAWQAAAGGHIGYVSLAPERKGAIEFTRWLSGKGVLVALAHHNADYDTVVAAALAGARLSTHLFNGCAAVVPRHNNPIFAQLAEDRLWASFIPDGHHIPYHVLKTGLKAKGLSRSLFTSDLVYLGGKPDGEYTKGERTVVVRDGGVFMPGTGLLSGAWRSLAQGVDRAVAFGAVSADEALRLASLNPAELLGAPGGNQVFPGAGGPFVLFRETQGGLRLERIID, from the coding sequence ATGGAAGAGCTTACAGTCCGGCTGCCGGGCCGGGTCTACCCGCAGACCGTGCGCCTGGAAAGCGGCGCCGTGGCCGGGGTCGAGCGCACGGACAGCTCCGCCGAGGGCCTCTGGCTCACCCACGGCCTGGTGGATATCCAGGTCAACGGTTATCAAGGCGTGCTGATCACGAGCCCCGAGCTGAGCCTGGAGGGCCTTGAGAACCTGGAGAACGAGCTGTACCGGCAGGGCGTGACCCGCTGGTGCCCCACGGTAACCACCAACGAGCCGATCCTGATCCGCGAGGTGCTGGGCAAGCTGAACGCGGCTATACAGAAAAAGGCCCTGCGCCGGGTTCACTGCATCCACACCGAGGCCAACTGGCTCTCGGCGGAGGAGGGTTTCCGCGGCGCGCACCTTCCCCGTTTCATGTCCGATCCCAGCGTGGAGGAGTTCGACGCCTGGCAAGCCGCGGCCGGCGGGCATATCGGCTATGTCTCGTTGGCCCCGGAGCGGAAAGGGGCGATCGAGTTCACCCGCTGGCTTAGCGGCAAGGGTGTGCTGGTGGCCCTGGCCCACCACAACGCCGACTACGACACGGTGGTCGCGGCGGCCCTGGCCGGGGCGCGCCTTTCGACGCACCTGTTCAACGGCTGCGCGGCCGTGGTCCCGCGCCACAATAACCCCATTTTCGCCCAGCTCGCCGAGGACCGTCTCTGGGCCAGCTTTATCCCGGACGGCCACCATATCCCCTACCACGTGCTTAAGACAGGTCTGAAAGCCAAGGGGCTTTCGCGCAGCCTGTTCACCAGCGATCTGGTATACCTGGGTGGCAAGCCGGATGGCGAGTACACCAAGGGCGAGCGCACGGTGGTGGTGCGCGACGGCGGAGTGTTCATGCCCGGCACCGGGCTTCTGAGCGGCGCCTGGCGCAGCCTGGCCCAGGGTGTCGACCGGGCGGTGGCGTTCGGCGCGGTGAGTGCGGACGAAGCCTTGCGTCTGGCCTCGCTCAACCCGGCCGAGCTGCTGGGGGCGCCCGGCGGGAACCAGGTGTTCCCCGGCGCGGGCGGCCCGTTCGTGCTGTTCCGCGAGACACAGGGCGGCCTTCGCCTGGAGCGGATAATCGACTGA
- a CDS encoding DUF2752 domain-containing protein, whose translation MRSIPSAALPTESPGALRARARRTALGLLALYGLSFALSPVNLDRLPNLCLWKAVIGIPCPFCGLSHSVAALSHGLPRLALHLNPFGPPLYAAGLALLALSLYTWRSGHDPLAAHPRLRRAAILAFGGAWGLWWLVTSLRLLF comes from the coding sequence ATGCGGTCCATTCCAAGCGCCGCCCTGCCGACAGAAAGCCCCGGTGCGCTGCGCGCCCGGGCGCGGCGGACCGCTCTGGGCCTTCTCGCGCTCTACGGCCTCAGTTTCGCTCTCTCTCCGGTCAACCTCGACCGCCTGCCCAACCTCTGCCTCTGGAAAGCCGTGATCGGCATCCCCTGCCCGTTCTGCGGCCTGTCACACTCCGTGGCCGCGCTCTCGCACGGGCTGCCCCGCCTGGCCCTGCATCTCAACCCGTTCGGGCCGCCGCTCTACGCAGCCGGGCTGGCTCTCCTGGCCCTTTCTCTCTATACCTGGCGCAGCGGCCATGACCCGCTGGCCGCCCACCCCCGTCTGCGCCGCGCCGCCATACTCGCATTCGGCGGGGCCTGGGGCCTCTGGTGGCTGGTCACGAGCCTCCGCCTCCTGTTTTAA